CCGACTTGAACGTGGTGGATTTGCGTGGCAACGTGGAAACACGGTTGCGAAAGCTGGCAGAACAGCAATACGATGCCATCGTACTGGCCGAAGCGGGCCTGGTTCGATTGGGTCTCGCCCAGCACATTACCGAAATTCTTGACCCCACCTGGATGTTACCTGCGGTGGGACAGGGTGCAGTGGCGATTGAATGCCGCACGGAAGATGAAAATACTCGGGAGTTGATGGAAAAAATCAATCATCACCCCACATGGCAGTGTGTTCAGGCGGAACGACATTTTTTAAGCACCCTTGGCGGGGGATGTCTGGTACCTGTTGGCTGCCTCAGTCGCTATGAGGAAAACACCCTTTCACTGACGGGGGCTGTTTTTTCAACGGATGGAAAACAACGAATTGGAGATACAGTTACTGGAATGATGGACAAATCAGTGGATTTAGGTAACGAATTAGCCCGACTATTAGTAGATCGAGGCGCGAAACAACTACTGAGTGGCATGGCCACCTATCCGAAAGGTTGACAATGCCATTTGATATTTTAGGTATGGGTACGGCAGTACCTGATGTGAAACTGAACCAGAAAGAAGCCCTTCGCGCAGCAGAGATT
The Zavarzinella sp. DNA segment above includes these coding regions:
- the hemC gene encoding hydroxymethylbilane synthase produces the protein MKSGVKLGTRGSQLALWQARLVKSMLETAHPGIPVEIVVIETDGDRVQSVPLSSFGGFGVFTKAIQEALLARTVDIAVHSLKDLPTIPVEGLQLAAVTPRGPLGDALVSQKWSRFDDLPPQSTVGSSSLRRKAQLLLRRPDLNVVDLRGNVETRLRKLAEQQYDAIVLAEAGLVRLGLAQHITEILDPTWMLPAVGQGAVAIECRTEDENTRELMEKINHHPTWQCVQAERHFLSTLGGGCLVPVGCLSRYEENTLSLTGAVFSTDGKQRIGDTVTGMMDKSVDLGNELARLLVDRGAKQLLSGMATYPKG